Proteins encoded together in one Porites lutea chromosome 2, jaPorLute2.1, whole genome shotgun sequence window:
- the LOC140929166 gene encoding uncharacterized protein, whose translation MAEFFNNLLSKRAFRSSDSSDDSTTSPEAKKPKKYDSTLTEGPEQEDEVMAALNMSEEVAAKVQKILEKLEKLDTIELSLKKIESKLAKLETRTTELEAFKEEAKKDISELKDGANFASKQLQEKSQELTKAQAEITELTRKVQKHEEAVKETESKCLYLEAYSRRENIKFMNIEEGPQDQPEDTEEILRDFLERELGYVDAQSVEFQRVHRTGKTKDGNPRPILARFLRYKDVQNIFSLGHRLKGSKFQMFRDLPTEIVKRRRVQMETFKTAKRRGIPAAFSQAQPDKLYIRGRLWPVGKELPSKLFITFVIASTIECCRAICHCVIDEKQCITYAIADGCFLY comes from the coding sequence ATGGCCGAATTTTTCAATAATCTACTCAGCAAAAGAGCATTTAGATCATCGGACTCCTCGGACGACTCAACCACATCGCCTGAGGCGAAAAAACCTAAGAAGTACGATTCAACGCTCACTGAAGGACCCGAACAAGAAGATGAAGTAATGGCAGCTCTTAATATGTCGGAGGAGGTTGCTGCCAAAGTACAAAAGATTTTGGAAAAGCTAGAAAAGCTAGACACGATAGAACTGTCTTTGAAGAAAATTGAATCCAAACTGGCAAAGCTAGAAACACGAACGACAGAGTTGGAAGCTTtcaaagaagaagccaagaaggacatAAGCGAGTTGAAAGATGGCGCCAACTTTGCTTCAAAACAATTACAGGAGAAGTCTCAAGAGTTAACAAAGGCACAAGCAGAAATTACCGAGCTCACGAGGAAGGTGCAAAAACATGAAGAAGCAGTTAAGGAGACCGAGTCAAAATGCTTGTATCTTGAGGCCTATTCTCGACGTGAAAACATCAAGTTTATGAATATCGAAGAAGGACCTCAAGATCAACCTGAAGACACCGAGGAGATTTTAAGAGACTTTTTAGAACGCGAACTGGGATATGTAGATGCTCAGAGTGTAGAATTTCAACGTGTCCACCGCACAGGAAAAACCAAAGATGGGAATCCTCGTCCAATTCTTGCACGTTTCCTGAGGTATAAAGATgtgcaaaacattttttcactgGGACACCGCTTGAAAGGATCAAAGTTTCAAATGTTCCGTGACCTACCGACTGAAATTGTTAAACGCCGCAGGGTACAGATGGAAACTTTTAAAACTGCTAAACGAAGAGGAATTCCAGCGGCTTTTAGCCAAGCACAACCAGATAAGTTGTATATTAGAGGGCGCTTATGGCCAGTAGGCAAAGAACTTCCTTCAAAACTTTTTATAACTTTTGTCATTGCTTCAACAATCGAGTGCTGTCGGGCCATCTGTCACTGTGTGATTGATGAAAAACAATGTATAACTTATGCTATTGCGGACGGTTGCTTTCTTTAttag